In the genome of uncultured Celeribacter sp., the window GGCTTCACCGGCGGCGAACCCTTCATGAACCCCGAGATGATCGCCATGACCCGGGCCGCCCTGGCGCGTGGCTATGAGGTGTTGATCCTCACAAACGCCATGCGCCCGATGCAGCGCCCCGCCGTTTTGGCCGGTCTTTTGGCGCTGAACGCCGAGTTTCCCGGCCAGCTTACCCTGCGCGTCTCGCTCGATCATTTTTCCGAAGCGGAGCACGACGACATGCGCGGTGCGGGGAGTTACGCGATCACACTCGACGGCATGGATTGGTTGCGCGACAACGGGTTTCGGATGGCGGTGGCGGCGCGTTCGCTTTGGCATGAAACAGAGGCCGAAACGCGTGCCGGTTTTGCCGCGCTTTTCGCGAAGAGAGCCTATAAGATCGACGCGCAACACCCCGGCATGACAGTGATTTTCCCGGAAATGGACATGAGCGTCCAGGTGCCCGAAATCACCACCGCCTGCTGGGGGATTTTGAACAAAAGCCCCTCGGACGTGATGTGCGCCACGCAGCGCATGGTGGTGAAACGCAAGGGCCAAAGCCCTTCTGTCGTGGCC includes:
- a CDS encoding radical SAM protein → MKDQSLPHLAANDGKFIDPDVTAKGEARAKVALKRLDTLWFNTGTLCNITCVNCYIESSPTNDALTYLTATEVTRYLDEADARDPRPREIGFTGGEPFMNPEMIAMTRAALARGYEVLILTNAMRPMQRPAVLAGLLALNAEFPGQLTLRVSLDHFSEAEHDDMRGAGSYAITLDGMDWLRDNGFRMAVAARSLWHETEAETRAGFAALFAKRAYKIDAQHPGMTVIFPEMDMSVQVPEITTACWGILNKSPSDVMCATQRMVVKRKGQSPSVVACTLLPYEADFDLGATLAEASGEVSLNHPHCAKFCVLGGASCSA